Proteins from a genomic interval of Sparus aurata chromosome 21, fSpaAur1.1, whole genome shotgun sequence:
- the LOC115572553 gene encoding kelch-like protein 40a, with the protein MAAMAIDPVEQPRMYQQTLLQDGLCDLLENDKFVDCVLKIQDKEFPCHRLVLAASSPFFKAMFLSDLEESKKREIVLKDVEPSVMGMILRYLYTSDINLTEQNVQDIFMVANMYQIPSIFSVCVSYLQEKLVLGNCLAIFRLGLLLDCPRLALSARDFICERYQVVVRDQDFLQLGPSELGILITSDALNVEREEVVFESLMDWVRHDETNRLKDLPELLHCVRFRLIPVDYFKENVERHKYLRFSQEIKKDLELVKDAHKGRLPKPRKPGRDEAMGGKEDEEDDEDDEEEGYLPGILNNNPRFGMFEMDLILMINDTGTVAYEPVGNECFVVSESTDIPKNHCSLVTDQNQVFVVGGMLYNEEDKDEPFSSYFLQFDPVSSEWLGMPSQPNPRCLFGLTEAENSIFVVGGKELKEGEHALDSVMIYDRQSFKWGESDPLPYEVYGHGTISHKGLVYVIGGKSGSKKCMRRVCVYNPTKFEWKDLAPLKTARSLFGVTVHKDQIIVVTGVTDAGLTSSAELYDVATNEWSEFTEFPQARSSLSLLSMGGFLYALGGFAMMPSETSEEPVPTEMTDIWRYDDSEKSWTGILREISYAEGSTILPVRLNTLRLTKL; encoded by the exons atggctgccatggcTATAGACCCAGTGGAGCAGCCTCGGATGTACCAACAGACTCTGCTTCAGGACGGACTGTGTGACCTCTTGGAGAATGACAAGTTTGTGGACTGCGTGCTCAAAATTCAGGACAAGGAGTTCCCCTGCCACCGCTTGGTTCTGGCAGCCAGCAGCCCCTTCTTCAAGGCCATGTTCCTGTCTGACCTGGAGGAGAGCAAGAAGCGAGAGATCGTCCTCAAGGATGTGGAGCCAAGTGTTATGGGAATGATCCTGCGCTACTTATACACCTCTGACATCAATCTGACAGAGCAGAATGTCCAGGATATCTTCATGGTCGCTAACATGTACCAGATCCCCTCcatcttctctgtgtgtgtgtcctacctTCAAGAGAAGCTGGTGCTGGGAAACTGCCTGGCTATCTTCAGGCTAGGACTGCTGCTGGATTGTCCCAGGCTTGCTCTCAGTGCTAGAGACTTCATCTGTGAACGCTACCAGGTTGTTGTCAGAGACCAGGACTTCCTGCAGCTGGGCCCAAGCGAGCTGGGGATCCTCATCACCTCGGATGCTCTCAATGTTGAGCGGGAGGAGGTGGTGTTTGAATCTCTGATGGACTGGGTGAGACATGACGAGACAAACCGCCTTAAGGACCTGCCAGAGCTGTTGCACTGCGTCCGTTTCAGGCTCATACCTGTGGATTACTTCAAAGAGAACGTAGAGCGTCACAAGTACCTCCGCTTCAGCCAGGAGATCAAGAAGGACCTGGAGCTTGTCAAGGATGCTCACAAAGGGCGTCTCCCAAAGCCCAGGAAGCCCGGCAGAGACGAGGCTATGGGGGGaaaagaagatgaggaggacGACGAGGACGATGAGGAGGAAGGGTACCTGCCGGGCATACTCAATAACAACCCTCGCTTTGGGATGTTTGAGATGGACCTGATACTAATGATCAATGACACAGGGACTGTGGCCTATGAACCGGTGGGAAATGAATGCTTTGTGGTCTCAGAGTCTACAGACATTCCCAAGAACCACTGCAGCCTGGTGACGGATCAGAACCAGGTGTTTGTTGTCGGAGGAATGCTCTACAATGAAGAGGACAAAGATGAACCATTCAGCTCTTACTTCCTACAG TTCGACCCAGTGAGTTCAGAATGGTTAGGGATGCCCTCGCAGCCCAACCCTCGCTGTCTGTTCGGCCTGACTGAGGCTGAAAACTCCATCTTTGTCGTCGGCGGGAAGGAGCTGAAGGAAGGCGAGCACGCACTGGACTCAGTCATGATCTATGACAGACA gTCATTCAAATGGGGAGAGTCGGACCCTCTGCCTTATGAGGTCTATGGCCATGGAACCATATCACACAAAGGTCTTGTGTATGTCATCGGAGGAAAGTCTGGAAGCAA GAAGTGCATGAGAAGAGTCTGCGTCTACAACCCCACTAAGTTTGAGTGGAAGGACCTGGCTCCCCTGAAGACGGCGCGTTCCCTGTTTGGTGTCACCGTCCACAAAGACCAGATCATCGTGGTGACCGGAGTCACAGACGCAGGCCTCACCAGCTCTGCAGAGCTCTACGACGTCGCCACCAACGA GTGGTCTGAATTCACAGAGTTCCCTCAGGCACGCAGCTCTCTCAGTCTGCTCTCGATGGGAGGTTTCTTGTACGCATTGGGGGGCTTTGCCATGATGCCCAGTGAAACCAGTGAGGAGCCCGTCCCAACAGAGATGACTGACATCTGGAG ATATGATGACTCAGAGAagagctggactgggattttgcgAGAGATTAGTTACGCGGAGGGATCCACCATTCTTCCAGTGCGCCTCAACACGCTGCGTCTCACCAAGTTATGA